GTAAGTCAGCAGGAAAATCTGGCCGTTTACCAAACATTCCAGCCTGAATTTAATTTGTTTGACAGACAGGATTTTGAAGAAAACATTGCACCGTTCACCGTCGACAACAACCTGAGTGTAATAAGCTATTTCTCTCTTGCAAGCGGTTTTCTTTCGGGAAAATATCGTTCAAAAGACGATTTGAAAGGAAGCAAAAGAGGTGGTATGGTTGAAAAATATCTTACCGAAAGAGGCTTTAAAATACTGGCAGCACTGGATGAGCTCTCGGCTGAATATAACAGCAACCCGGCGACAGTTTCTCTTGCATGGCTGATCGCACATCCTGCGGTAACGGCTCCGATAGCAAGTGCGACAACGCTTGATCAGCTGGAACAGTTAACCCAGGCGGCAACCATCAATCTGGATGAAGCCGCTATTGAAAAATTGAACTCTGCCAGCGCCTGGTAATAGTAATATTTGTATGGAAATAAAAAAGTTGGTATAGACAAAATAGTCGCTGCCAATTTTTTTATTTCTCCTCAAAAGCTAACAGAGATTCATATGGATTTCCGGTAAGTCCTAATAATTCTGCAAATGCCGGCTCAGTTTTAATCCCCTGCCGTTTTAATTCTATCACAGCATTTCTGAAATCTTCCCCTTTTTCAAGCAAAATTTTATATTCCACAAGCATATGCCTGAAAGCCGTTTGCTGATGTGATGGAATGTTTTGTCCAAAAATCTCTATTTCAAAATCATCAATAAAAAAATTGGCTATAACCGTTTCCTGATTATTAATAACAGCATCTTTGATCTGAAAACTTTCTTTATCAGAAAATTGACTTAGAATAACAGAGACAAATTCATCCTTATCTTTCCAGTAACAGATTATATCCAGGTCACTTTTTTCTATATCAATATTTAACGGAATTGTTCCCGCCAGAATCGGGTTAAAAGTGGCCAGTAAATCCAGTATACGATTATTTATCAATAGGTTAAAAACAGCACGTTGTTTTATATTTCCATTTTTCAGATAAGAAATATCGGTGAAATCAATCATAATAAACTGGAATTTTACATGGCGCGGTATTGAAGCTGATACTGTCTTGGAGTTAATTTCATGATACTTTTAAATTGAATCAGGAAATTGGCCAGACTGTTATATCCGCTTTCATAAGCAATTTCGGTAACGCTCCGATTTGAGCTGATCAGGATTTTACAGGCATATCCGATCCGTACTTCGTTCAAAAAATTAGAAAACCGTTTCCCGGTTTTGGATTTAAAATACCTGCAAAAAGCAGTTTCACTTAAATTTGTCAGTGCTGCTACTTCCTGCAAAGTAATTTTTGCCGACAGATTATTGATTACATGCAGGAAGACCAAATTAATCCGGTCGGATTCTGCCTCGGAATAGCGGTTCACGAAACCGGCGCTGGCCAACGGCAATATTTCCAGGCATTTGGATAGCCGGTCAAGGATTGATAATAGCGTAATAATTCTATTCATGCCGTCCTGCTCCTGTAAAGCTAAAAGCATATCGGCCACTTCGTCCCGCGTTTTCCCGACCACTTTTATTCCCTGTTTTGATTTTTTCAAAAACAGATCAATCGCGGAACATTCGGGCAGATTATAAAAGGCATCACCAATAAAAGCTTTGGGAAAATGAACCGTAAGAATTTCCGCTTCATGGCTCGGGTTCATGATATTTGACTGATCGTTCCGCCAGCAATGAGGTATGTCCGCCCCAACAAAAATTAAATCACCGGCCTCAAAAGATTCAACAGAATCACCCACAAACCGAAATCCGGAACTCTTCAATATCAATGAAATTTCCATTTCCGGATGATAATGAAATGGGTTTACGAAATGGTGACGTTTATTTTTTACAACATTGATACTGTTGGATGGTGGCGTCAGAATTTTATGGAATCTGGGCTGCATGGCATGCTGAAATTCAGTAAATACAAAAGGGTTACATACAAATCTATTTTAAATCTGTCAGAAAAACATTCATATTTACCTAAATTATAGTCTGTAATTACTAATCTTGCTAAGATTTTTAATAAATTGGCTAACATCCCTTACTTTAAGTATGGTTGTTGTTGCTAGTTTTGTTCTTGCCTCTAAAACTATTTCTAACATGCGTAACATTCTTATTTCGGCCCTGACATTGTTGATTTCGGCTTTTACCCTTACTTCATTTACAAACAATTCTCAAACAGGTTCCTGGGACGTACTTTTTGACGGAAAGTCCGTTGAAAAACTGAGAGCTTATCAAAGAACTGATTTTCCTTTGGAATGCTGGTCGATAGAAAACGGCTTACTTAAAACGATTCCCGGAGTAAAAAATACCGACATTCTGACCAAACAACAATACAAAAATTTTGAACTGCAATTTGACTGGAAAACATCTGTTGGTGGCAATGGCGGTGTTTTTTATAATGTGATTGAAGATGCGAAACACGAAGCAGGAAATGGCAACAGCCCAAACTGGCTGACCAATTTCGAAATGCAGCTTCTGGATGATATCGGTTTCAACGACAAAGAACCCAAACGTTCCGCCGGATCTTTATATGATTTGATCGCTCCAAAAAACAAAGTGCTCAAACCGGTTGGTACGTTTAATAACTCACGTTTGATTGTCAAAGATAAACATGTTGAACACTGGCTCAACGGACGAAAAGTGGTCGAATATACGATCGACAGTCCGGAGTTGAACGCATTAATTCAGGCAAGTAAGTATAAGGATATCGTTGGCTTTGCTCAGTATTCTGAGGGGCATATCATGTTTCAGCATCATGGACAGGAAATGTGGTATAAAAATATCAAAATCCGCCGGTTGTAGGCATGTTATGCTGTATTAAATCAAATTTAATGCAGCAATATTACCAATATTACTATTCCTGATCCTACCTTTGATTTAAGGTTCAAAACTAATTTAACATTCATGAAACGTTTATTTTTTCTATTACTGCTGACCCAATTATTCAATTCAGCAACTTCTTCTGCACAGGACATGACTTCAAAACTCGGCTATACAGGCTGGAATCATATGGCGCTTCATGTGAAAGATATTG
The nucleotide sequence above comes from Dyadobacter subterraneus. Encoded proteins:
- a CDS encoding 3-keto-disaccharide hydrolase; amino-acid sequence: MRNILISALTLLISAFTLTSFTNNSQTGSWDVLFDGKSVEKLRAYQRTDFPLECWSIENGLLKTIPGVKNTDILTKQQYKNFELQFDWKTSVGGNGGVFYNVIEDAKHEAGNGNSPNWLTNFEMQLLDDIGFNDKEPKRSAGSLYDLIAPKNKVLKPVGTFNNSRLIVKDKHVEHWLNGRKVVEYTIDSPELNALIQASKYKDIVGFAQYSEGHIMFQHHGQEMWYKNIKIRRL
- a CDS encoding DUF4269 domain-containing protein; translated protein: MIDFTDISYLKNGNIKQRAVFNLLINNRILDLLATFNPILAGTIPLNIDIEKSDLDIICYWKDKDEFVSVILSQFSDKESFQIKDAVINNQETVIANFFIDDFEIEIFGQNIPSHQQTAFRHMLVEYKILLEKGEDFRNAVIELKRQGIKTEPAFAELLGLTGNPYESLLAFEEK
- a CDS encoding AraC family transcriptional regulator encodes the protein MQPRFHKILTPPSNSINVVKNKRHHFVNPFHYHPEMEISLILKSSGFRFVGDSVESFEAGDLIFVGADIPHCWRNDQSNIMNPSHEAEILTVHFPKAFIGDAFYNLPECSAIDLFLKKSKQGIKVVGKTRDEVADMLLALQEQDGMNRIITLLSILDRLSKCLEILPLASAGFVNRYSEAESDRINLVFLHVINNLSAKITLQEVAALTNLSETAFCRYFKSKTGKRFSNFLNEVRIGYACKILISSNRSVTEIAYESGYNSLANFLIQFKSIMKLTPRQYQLQYRAM